A window of the Butyricimonas virosa genome harbors these coding sequences:
- the lysA gene encoding diaminopimelate decarboxylase, which produces MNIETIKTFQTLKTPFYYYDTTLLQATLQAASQAAKEHGFNLHYAIKANANPHILDIIQSHGIGADCVSGNEVVQAVASGFPPEKIVYAGVGKSDEEIRLALEKEIFCFNCESLPEIEVINILAGEMGKKAPVALRVNPNVDAHTHHYITTGIEENKFGFYLYDLDHAITACREMENINLIGLHFHIGSQITDLTVFRGLCLRVNEIQSRLKEQGIILPHVNFGGGLGINYDCPMCGLIPDFASYFQTFADFFEALPGQQLHFELGRSLVGQCGSLISRVLYVKEGKHKKFVILDAGMNDLLRPALYQASHRIENLTSVGEHEKYDVVGPICESSDCFGKDRELPLTNRGDLIAIRSCGAYGEVMASRYNLRELPGSYFSR; this is translated from the coding sequence ATGAATATAGAAACCATCAAAACATTTCAGACTTTGAAGACTCCGTTTTATTATTACGACACGACTCTTCTACAGGCCACACTTCAAGCAGCCTCCCAAGCGGCTAAAGAACACGGATTCAATTTGCATTATGCGATAAAAGCAAATGCCAATCCACATATTCTTGACATCATCCAAAGCCACGGGATAGGTGCGGACTGCGTAAGCGGCAACGAGGTGGTTCAAGCCGTAGCAAGTGGTTTTCCCCCGGAAAAAATCGTGTATGCCGGAGTCGGGAAAAGCGACGAGGAGATCCGGCTGGCTCTTGAAAAAGAGATATTTTGTTTCAACTGCGAATCTTTACCCGAAATAGAAGTGATCAACATACTGGCCGGAGAAATGGGGAAAAAAGCCCCCGTAGCTCTTCGGGTAAACCCCAACGTGGACGCACACACGCATCACTACATCACCACGGGAATTGAAGAAAACAAATTCGGGTTCTACCTTTACGATCTCGACCACGCCATCACGGCCTGCCGGGAAATGGAAAACATCAATCTCATCGGCCTGCATTTTCACATCGGTTCACAGATCACCGACCTCACGGTATTCCGGGGACTTTGCCTGAGGGTGAACGAAATACAATCTCGATTGAAAGAACAGGGAATCATTCTTCCCCACGTGAATTTCGGTGGCGGACTGGGCATCAATTACGATTGTCCCATGTGTGGCTTGATTCCCGACTTTGCTTCTTATTTCCAGACTTTTGCCGATTTTTTCGAAGCCCTGCCGGGCCAGCAACTTCATTTCGAACTAGGGCGGTCTCTTGTCGGACAATGCGGTTCCCTCATCTCTCGCGTCCTATACGTGAAGGAAGGGAAACATAAAAAGTTTGTCATCCTCGATGCGGGAATGAACGACCTTTTACGTCCGGCACTTTACCAGGCTTCCCACCGGATAGAAAACTTGACCTCCGTGGGTGAGCATGAAAAATACGACGTGGTTGGTCCTATCTGTGAGTCATCCGATTGTTTCGGTAAAGACCGGGAATTACCTCTCACCAACCGGGGAGACCTGATCGCCATTCGTTCCTGCGGTGCATACGGGGAAGTCATGGCCTCACGCTACAATCTACGAGAATTACCGGGAAGTTACTTTTCCCGGTAA
- a CDS encoding aspartate kinase, translating to MNVLKFGGTSVGSAQRIQEVAKLISDDQPKIVVLSAMSGTTNTLVDITNHLYRNDRQEALTTIQNLELDYLMTISDLYSTEEFKHRGQEFVQTIFTYLRSFINKDFYPLQEKAVVAQGEIISTTLMYYYLQEQGIPSTLLSALDFMRIDKDCEPDYFYIEQNLKRLLSNPATERIIITQGFICRNAYGEIDNLKRGGSDYSAALIGAALNVEEIQIWTDIDGVHNSDPRYVKNTKAIRSLSFDEAAELAYFGAKILHPSSIQPAKKANIPVRMKNTMNPSDEGTLITKESPIKDFKAVAAKDGITAIKVKSSNMLLAYGFVRKVFEIFESWKTPIDMIATSEVAISLTIDSTCHLEDIKKDLTKYGTIEVEESLSIICIVGDCSINNSGLAARALTALKDIPLHMISYGASEHSISLLVKQTDKQKALEALSERLLNQ from the coding sequence ATGAACGTATTAAAATTTGGAGGAACCTCGGTTGGTTCCGCGCAACGAATCCAAGAAGTGGCAAAATTAATCTCGGATGACCAACCTAAAATTGTTGTTCTTTCGGCCATGTCCGGGACAACCAACACGTTAGTAGACATCACCAACCACCTATACCGCAATGACAGGCAGGAAGCTTTGACGACAATCCAGAATCTCGAACTGGATTACCTGATGACCATTAGCGATCTCTACAGTACCGAAGAATTCAAGCACCGGGGACAAGAATTTGTACAAACCATCTTTACTTATCTCCGTTCGTTCATCAACAAGGACTTTTACCCGTTACAAGAAAAAGCTGTAGTCGCTCAAGGAGAGATCATTTCCACCACGCTAATGTATTATTATTTACAGGAACAAGGCATTCCTTCCACGCTTCTGTCAGCCTTGGATTTCATGCGTATTGACAAAGACTGTGAACCAGATTATTTCTATATCGAACAAAATCTAAAAAGACTATTATCCAACCCGGCCACGGAGCGCATTATCATTACCCAAGGATTCATTTGCCGAAACGCTTATGGAGAAATCGACAACTTGAAGAGAGGAGGCAGCGACTACTCGGCTGCATTGATCGGGGCCGCTCTCAACGTGGAGGAAATTCAAATATGGACCGACATTGACGGCGTACATAACAGCGACCCGCGATACGTGAAAAACACGAAAGCCATTCGCTCTCTATCTTTTGATGAAGCTGCCGAACTTGCCTATTTCGGGGCCAAAATTCTCCACCCGTCAAGCATTCAACCCGCGAAGAAAGCAAACATTCCCGTGCGCATGAAAAACACGATGAACCCAAGCGACGAAGGAACTTTGATCACGAAAGAAAGTCCCATCAAAGATTTCAAAGCGGTGGCGGCAAAGGACGGAATCACGGCCATAAAAGTCAAATCCAGCAACATGTTGCTTGCTTACGGTTTTGTTCGGAAAGTATTCGAAATATTCGAATCCTGGAAAACCCCGATCGATATGATTGCCACGTCGGAAGTCGCCATATCTCTCACGATTGACAGCACATGCCACCTGGAAGACATTAAAAAAGACCTCACGAAATACGGCACAATCGAAGTTGAAGAATCCCTTTCCATCATCTGTATCGTCGGGGATTGTTCGATCAACAATAGCGGACTCGCCGCCCGAGCTCTCACCGCCTTGAAAGATATTCCCTTGCACATGATCTCTTACGGGGCCAGCGAACACAGTATTTCCCTGCTCGTGAAACAGACCGACAAACAAAAAGCACTCGAGGCTCTTAGCGAAAGATTGTTAAATCAATGA
- the prmA gene encoding 50S ribosomal protein L11 methyltransferase, with the protein MFYTELTFHISPYVEDIADAIIAELGDLGYDSFSYSDDGFKAYIPSKNFDEEQVKSLEILSFFQALYTITWEKTEIENQDWNKIWEENFTPILVQDRILVRAGFHPTIENIEHEIIIDPKMSFGTGHHATTALMLETILDMKTDFSGKKVLDMGCGTGILSIMAAQTGAQSVTGIDIDEWAYNNAMENIATNNMNNIRILIGDATLLDGQEHYDIILANINRNILLNDMPAYVNVLNDNGYLIMSGFYTEDIPVIREKAELLQLTYQSNKIKDNWTATVFHKK; encoded by the coding sequence ATGTTTTATACAGAACTCACTTTCCATATCTCTCCTTACGTGGAGGACATTGCAGACGCGATTATTGCCGAACTCGGCGACCTCGGATACGACAGTTTTTCATACTCGGACGACGGTTTCAAAGCTTACATTCCAAGCAAAAATTTCGATGAAGAACAGGTAAAATCATTAGAAATCCTTTCATTTTTCCAAGCACTATACACGATCACCTGGGAAAAAACAGAAATCGAAAACCAAGATTGGAACAAAATCTGGGAAGAAAACTTCACGCCTATTCTCGTGCAAGACCGGATACTAGTAAGAGCCGGATTCCATCCCACGATTGAAAACATCGAACACGAAATCATCATTGACCCGAAAATGAGTTTTGGCACGGGACACCATGCCACGACAGCCCTCATGCTGGAAACCATCCTTGACATGAAAACCGACTTCTCCGGCAAGAAAGTCCTTGACATGGGATGTGGTACCGGCATTCTATCTATCATGGCCGCACAAACCGGGGCACAATCGGTCACCGGCATCGACATCGACGAATGGGCCTACAACAACGCCATGGAAAACATTGCCACCAACAACATGAATAACATACGCATTCTTATCGGGGATGCAACTTTACTGGATGGACAGGAACATTACGATATCATTCTAGCCAATATCAACCGGAATATATTATTGAATGATATGCCCGCGTACGTAAACGTGCTTAACGATAACGGCTACCTCATCATGAGCGGATTCTACACCGAAGATATTCCCGTTATTCGCGAGAAAGCCGAGCTATTGCAACTAACCTATCAATCCAACAAAATAAAAGACAACTGGACAGCCACGGTTTTCCACAAGAAATAA
- a CDS encoding TrpB-like pyridoxal phosphate-dependent enzyme translates to MKPIKKFMLTEQEMPTQWYNIVADMPNKPLPPLHPGTKQPLKPEDLYPLFARELVKQEFSTERYIEIPDEVQDLYKIWRSTPLVRAHALEKALDTPAKIYFKNEGTSPAGSHKPNTAIAQAYYNYKQGIKRITTETGGGQWGTALSFACQHFGLDLKVFMVKVSYNQKPYRKLMMNTWGSDVIPSPSNLTEAGRKILREYPDSAGSLGIAISEAVELAAQDPQTNYSLGSVLNHVLLHQTIIGEEALLQMEKAGDEPDIVIGCFGGGSNFAGISFPFIRRNLKEGKHTRVIAVEPQSCPKLTRGQFQYDFGDTVGLTPLLPMYTLGHDFQPASIHAGGLRYHGAGVIVSQLLKDKLMEAVAIPQLETFEAGILFAKTEGIIPAPESTHAIAQAIREAKIAKAEGKAKTILFNLSGHGMIDLYAYEQYLGGNLQNFELSDQEIAQSLDKLEKIM, encoded by the coding sequence ATGAAACCAATCAAAAAATTTATGCTCACCGAGCAAGAAATGCCAACCCAATGGTATAATATCGTGGCAGACATGCCCAACAAACCCCTTCCCCCTCTCCATCCGGGAACAAAGCAACCGCTAAAACCGGAAGACCTTTACCCGCTATTTGCCCGGGAATTGGTAAAGCAGGAGTTTTCTACCGAACGCTACATCGAGATCCCTGATGAAGTGCAAGACTTATATAAAATATGGAGATCTACCCCTCTCGTGCGAGCCCACGCATTAGAAAAAGCCTTGGACACACCCGCAAAAATATATTTCAAAAATGAAGGAACAAGCCCGGCCGGCTCTCACAAACCGAACACGGCCATTGCACAAGCTTACTACAACTACAAGCAAGGGATTAAACGCATCACCACAGAAACCGGTGGGGGACAATGGGGTACGGCATTAAGCTTTGCCTGTCAACATTTCGGCCTAGACCTGAAAGTGTTCATGGTAAAAGTAAGCTACAACCAGAAACCCTATCGCAAATTGATGATGAACACGTGGGGATCAGACGTGATACCGTCACCAAGCAACCTGACCGAGGCCGGGAGAAAAATCCTACGGGAATATCCGGATTCGGCCGGTAGCCTAGGGATCGCCATCTCCGAAGCCGTAGAACTCGCCGCACAGGATCCCCAGACCAATTACTCCCTGGGTAGCGTGCTGAATCACGTGCTATTACACCAAACCATAATCGGAGAGGAAGCACTTCTCCAGATGGAAAAAGCCGGGGATGAACCGGACATCGTGATCGGGTGTTTCGGGGGAGGTTCGAACTTCGCCGGAATCAGTTTTCCATTCATCCGCAGGAATTTGAAAGAAGGAAAACATACCCGGGTAATTGCTGTAGAACCACAATCCTGCCCGAAGTTAACCCGAGGTCAGTTCCAATACGACTTCGGCGATACAGTCGGGTTGACACCTTTACTTCCCATGTACACGCTGGGACATGATTTCCAACCCGCAAGTATTCATGCCGGGGGCTTACGCTATCACGGAGCCGGGGTTATCGTCAGCCAACTACTCAAGGATAAACTGATGGAAGCCGTTGCCATACCACAACTGGAAACCTTCGAGGCCGGGATCCTATTCGCCAAAACTGAAGGAATAATTCCTGCCCCGGAATCCACACACGCTATAGCACAAGCGATCCGGGAAGCGAAAATTGCCAAAGCCGAAGGAAAAGCCAAAACAATCCTGTTCAACCTATCCGGACACGGCATGATTGACCTCTACGCTTACGAACAATACCTTGGTGGAAACCTCCAGAATTTCGAGCTTTCCGATCAAGAAATCGCTCAATCTCTTGATAAATTAGAGAAAATCATGTGA